The following are encoded in a window of Arthrobacter antioxidans genomic DNA:
- the modA gene encoding molybdate ABC transporter substrate-binding protein, with amino-acid sequence MRTTPALRFRAPGAGAAAAVVLALTACGTADPDAAGSSGADAVDGSITVFAAASLTASFTELAAQFEEAYPGAEVSLNFAGSSDLATQISEGAPADVFASADAGTMAKVADLLAGDPVEVATNTLQLAVPPDNPAGITSLADAARPGIRTVVCARQVPCGAAAVQVEEASGVDLSPVSEESSVTDVLGKVTSGEADAGLVYVTDVRAAGDAVRGIDIPEAADAPTAYPIAALADSGDAGTAQEFVEFASGPSGQSVLGAAGFGAP; translated from the coding sequence GTGCGCACGACGCCGGCCCTCCGCTTCCGCGCGCCCGGGGCGGGAGCCGCGGCCGCCGTTGTGCTCGCCCTGACCGCCTGCGGCACCGCGGACCCCGACGCGGCAGGGTCCTCGGGCGCTGATGCAGTGGACGGCAGCATCACAGTGTTCGCCGCCGCCTCGCTGACGGCCTCGTTCACGGAGCTGGCCGCGCAGTTCGAGGAGGCATACCCGGGGGCGGAGGTCAGCCTGAACTTCGCCGGCTCGTCCGATCTCGCCACCCAGATCAGCGAGGGCGCGCCGGCCGACGTCTTCGCCTCCGCCGACGCCGGGACCATGGCGAAGGTCGCGGACCTGCTCGCCGGCGACCCGGTGGAGGTCGCCACCAACACGCTCCAGCTCGCCGTGCCGCCGGACAACCCGGCGGGCATCACCTCCCTCGCCGACGCGGCGCGGCCCGGCATCAGGACGGTGGTCTGTGCGCGGCAGGTGCCCTGCGGTGCGGCGGCCGTCCAGGTCGAGGAGGCCTCCGGCGTGGACCTGTCGCCCGTCAGTGAGGAGTCCTCCGTGACGGACGTGCTGGGAAAGGTCACCTCCGGCGAGGCGGACGCCGGCCTGGTCTACGTGACCGACGTACGGGCGGCGGGCGACGCCGTCCGCGGCATCGACATCCCGGAGGCCGCCGACGCTCCCACCGCCTACCCGATCGCCGCGCTCGCCGACAGCGGCGACGCCGGGACCGCGCAGGAGTTCGTGGAGTTCGCATCCGGACCGTCCGGGCAGTCCGTCCTCGGGGCGGCGGGCTTCGGTGCGCCGTGA
- the wecB gene encoding non-hydrolyzing UDP-N-acetylglucosamine 2-epimerase, producing the protein MPVVMPIFGTRPEAIKMAPIVQALKASSVLECVVTVTGQHREMLDQVLRLFDVEPDHDLEILRPGQTLAGIMTRTIDGLDALFAAAPPDAVVVQGDTTTSTAAAIAAFYRGIPVVHVEAGLRSGDLFSPFPEEANRKITTQIASLHLAPTAESRQNLLNEGIAANNIVVTGNTVIDALLDTVAKNVPFADPRLEDLAASGHRVLLVTTHRRENQGEAMRGMGRALARLAESEPDLVIVLPVHKNPVVREAILPAIDGKPNVLVTEPLDYGEFTRLLSMAHIVLTDSGGIQEEAPSLGIPVLVMRENTERPEAVQAGTVRLIGTDEERLVSEVRALLHEDDRYSAMAAALNPYGDGTAAGRVVAALEHLFDASPRPSDFAPQADDSATYEGLLS; encoded by the coding sequence ATGCCTGTAGTCATGCCCATCTTTGGCACGCGTCCCGAAGCCATCAAGATGGCCCCCATCGTGCAGGCGCTCAAGGCGTCCAGCGTGCTGGAGTGCGTCGTCACCGTCACCGGCCAGCACCGCGAGATGCTCGACCAGGTGCTCCGCCTGTTCGACGTCGAGCCGGATCACGACCTCGAGATCCTGCGGCCCGGGCAGACCCTCGCCGGCATCATGACGCGGACCATCGACGGGCTGGACGCGCTCTTCGCAGCCGCTCCCCCGGACGCCGTGGTGGTCCAGGGCGACACCACGACGTCGACGGCGGCCGCAATCGCAGCGTTCTACCGCGGAATTCCCGTGGTGCACGTGGAGGCGGGGCTGCGGAGCGGCGATCTCTTCTCGCCGTTCCCCGAGGAGGCGAATCGCAAGATCACCACTCAGATCGCCAGCCTCCACCTGGCCCCCACCGCCGAGAGCCGGCAGAACCTCCTCAATGAGGGGATCGCCGCGAACAACATCGTCGTCACAGGCAACACGGTCATCGACGCGCTCCTCGACACCGTAGCCAAGAATGTTCCCTTCGCCGATCCGAGGCTGGAGGACCTGGCCGCATCCGGTCACCGTGTCCTCCTTGTGACGACGCACCGCAGGGAGAACCAGGGCGAGGCGATGCGCGGCATGGGGCGGGCCCTCGCCCGGCTGGCGGAGTCCGAGCCAGACCTCGTGATCGTGCTCCCGGTCCACAAGAACCCGGTGGTCCGGGAAGCCATCCTCCCCGCCATCGACGGCAAGCCCAACGTGCTCGTCACGGAACCCCTGGACTACGGCGAGTTCACCCGGTTGCTGTCCATGGCGCACATCGTCCTCACCGATTCCGGCGGTATCCAGGAGGAGGCCCCAAGCCTGGGCATACCGGTGCTCGTCATGCGTGAGAACACGGAGCGGCCGGAGGCTGTGCAAGCCGGGACGGTGCGCCTGATCGGGACAGACGAGGAGCGCCTTGTCAGCGAGGTCAGGGCGCTCCTTCATGAGGATGACCGTTATTCAGCGATGGCGGCGGCGCTCAATCCCTACGGTGACGGCACGGCAGCCGGGCGCGTCGTCGCGGCGCTCGAGCACCTGTTCGACGCCAGCCCCCGGCCTTCGGACTTCGCACCCCAGGCGGATGACTCCGCGACGTATGAAGGACTGCTCTCCTGA
- a CDS encoding metallophosphoesterase → MDPTARAVFGHVTDSHIIDATNPGRLSFLWQYSDFKEGYPTSGRFRPQDALTLHVLDATVRAFNDLERGPVTRRGIDALVLTGDITNSFLTSELEGAARILKGGAGNSNPAGRYEGIQDHEPAPRRLQLNVWHPEPENGDAPQDQWKEPHGYPTVPGLLAASSRSIDAPGTAFPWYVGFGNHDEAGRLDGSLISNGEQFLDLLRTGPILPLELPEELDTSEFWRLVAGGEKDRGRLLAELPSRRITASDLRTVFDKPTFRAELTQPGQSIDRPGSRDVLYYAFDVSPDVRGIMLNTASPDGGGRAVLDRNQAAWLVEQLQAVSSRYVDDEGTDVTADVEDRLVVLFSHHPLRAFDEAPSSEDDGGESIARDDLLDLLTRFPNLVLWMSGHEHRHKIVPHAGQRDSGGFWEITTASLIDFPQQSRVVEVMDNRDGTLSIITTLVDHSSADDVQRDGPQTPQSLAALSLELAANRPGLDAERVMGSSRDQNAELLLPAPF, encoded by the coding sequence GTGGATCCCACAGCGCGCGCGGTTTTCGGGCATGTCACCGACTCACACATCATCGATGCGACAAATCCTGGCCGGTTGTCCTTCCTCTGGCAGTACTCAGATTTCAAGGAGGGCTACCCCACCTCCGGCAGGTTCCGGCCACAGGATGCCCTCACGCTTCACGTCCTGGATGCAACGGTCCGGGCCTTCAACGACCTCGAGAGGGGGCCCGTCACCCGCCGCGGCATCGACGCGCTCGTGCTGACAGGCGATATCACCAACTCTTTTCTCACCAGTGAATTGGAAGGAGCAGCGAGAATACTGAAGGGCGGCGCCGGCAACTCCAATCCCGCGGGCCGCTACGAGGGCATTCAGGATCACGAACCGGCTCCCCGCAGGCTGCAGCTGAACGTCTGGCATCCCGAACCCGAGAATGGCGATGCTCCACAGGATCAGTGGAAAGAGCCGCATGGGTACCCGACCGTTCCGGGACTGCTCGCCGCTTCCAGTCGGTCCATCGATGCCCCGGGCACGGCTTTTCCCTGGTACGTGGGATTCGGCAACCATGACGAAGCCGGGCGCCTCGACGGTTCGCTGATCTCGAACGGCGAGCAGTTCCTGGATCTGCTCCGGACCGGCCCCATCCTTCCGTTGGAACTGCCGGAGGAATTGGACACGTCGGAGTTCTGGAGGCTGGTAGCGGGCGGCGAAAAGGATCGGGGGCGCCTGCTGGCCGAGCTGCCGTCGCGCAGAATCACCGCTTCCGATCTGCGCACCGTCTTCGACAAGCCGACGTTCCGGGCCGAGCTCACGCAGCCCGGCCAGTCCATCGACCGGCCGGGATCACGGGACGTGCTCTATTACGCTTTCGACGTCTCACCCGACGTTCGCGGAATCATGCTAAACACAGCCAGCCCCGATGGAGGCGGTCGCGCCGTTCTCGACCGGAACCAGGCAGCCTGGCTGGTGGAGCAGTTGCAGGCAGTGTCCAGCAGGTACGTCGACGACGAGGGCACAGACGTGACGGCCGACGTCGAGGACAGGCTGGTGGTGCTGTTCAGTCACCACCCGCTCCGCGCTTTCGACGAGGCCCCGTCCTCGGAGGACGACGGCGGCGAGTCGATAGCGCGCGATGATCTGCTCGACCTCCTCACGCGCTTTCCGAACCTCGTGCTCTGGATGAGCGGCCACGAACATCGACACAAGATAGTGCCCCATGCGGGCCAGCGCGATTCCGGAGGGTTCTGGGAGATCACCACGGCATCGCTCATCGACTTCCCCCAGCAGTCACGGGTGGTCGAGGTGATGGACAACCGGGACGGCACCCTGTCCATCATCACGACGCTCGTCGATCATTCCTCCGCCGACGATGTCCAACGCGACGGACCCCAGACGCCGCAGTCACTTGCCGCGCTCAGCCTCGAACTGGCCGCCAATCGTCCAGGACTGGACGCAGAACGCGTCATGGGGAGCAGCAGAGACCAGAATGCGGAGCTGTTGCTCCCTGCCCCCTTCTGA
- a CDS encoding ATP-dependent DNA helicase RecG, with product MSPDVVRPVTGAARTATASELDAPLEKRLGPVAKLLDKHFGITTVGELLNHFPRTYLKRGELTPIAEVPVDEEVTLIARVQSANSRRMHTRKGTLLEVVITDDADGSLGGMNLTFFNGFTAARELKPGVRAMFSGKVTLYRGHLSLTNPRYSLLDEGDDDPARAKRPIPVYPAVEKLSSDAIAKAVGVVLDTLRLSDLDDPIPASIARRDKLMSLATAYELVHRPPQIEDAYRAQHRLRYQEAFVLQAALARRRALAAREEATARPPQADGLLDQFDARLPFTLTQGQRDVGLTLAEDLARTHPMNRLLQGEVGSGKTLVALRAMLQVIDAGGQAALLAPTEVLAAQHLQSITRTLGPLAEGGMLGGALDGTRVVLLTGSMSTAQRKKSLLDAASGEAGIVIGTHALLSENVQFFDLGLIVVDEQHRFGVEQRDSLRTKARTSPHVLVMTATPIPRTVAMTVFGDLETSTLSELPAGRSPIATHEVGLTEHPAWIDRIWSRAREEIDAGRQVYVVCPKIGDNGKADDDAPEALYGEPAAERKGGGAQELTSVVALFDSLAGIPQLQGVTSGMLHGRLDPQDKADVMGRFADGTVQLLIATTVIEVGVDVPNATLMVIMDADRFGISQLHQLRGRIGRGGHAGTCLLVTKLEPEHPSRERLSAVASTTDGFELSQKDLELRREGDILGASQSGGRSALRFLKITQHGKVIEKARTDAQEIVAEDPDLHDLPGLALAIELYLNPEKEAFLEKG from the coding sequence GTGAGTCCTGACGTCGTGCGTCCGGTGACGGGCGCGGCCCGAACGGCGACCGCCTCCGAGCTCGACGCACCGCTGGAGAAGCGCCTGGGTCCGGTGGCCAAGCTCCTGGACAAGCACTTCGGCATCACCACCGTGGGGGAGCTGCTCAACCACTTCCCGCGCACCTACCTCAAGCGCGGCGAGCTGACGCCCATCGCCGAGGTCCCGGTGGACGAGGAGGTCACCCTGATCGCCCGGGTGCAGTCCGCCAATTCGCGGCGCATGCACACGCGCAAGGGGACGCTCCTGGAGGTGGTCATCACCGACGACGCCGACGGCAGCCTCGGCGGTATGAACCTCACGTTCTTCAACGGCTTCACCGCCGCCCGCGAACTCAAACCCGGCGTGCGGGCCATGTTCTCCGGCAAGGTCACGCTCTACCGCGGCCATCTGTCGCTGACCAATCCTCGCTACTCGCTGCTCGACGAGGGCGACGACGACCCGGCCCGCGCCAAACGCCCCATCCCGGTCTACCCGGCGGTCGAGAAGCTCAGCAGCGATGCGATCGCCAAGGCCGTGGGCGTGGTCCTGGACACCCTGCGGCTCTCCGACCTCGACGATCCCATCCCGGCGTCGATCGCCCGCCGCGACAAGCTCATGAGCCTCGCCACGGCCTACGAGCTCGTGCACCGGCCGCCGCAGATCGAGGACGCCTACCGGGCCCAGCACCGCCTCCGCTACCAGGAGGCGTTCGTGCTGCAGGCGGCCCTCGCCCGCCGTCGTGCGCTCGCCGCCCGGGAGGAGGCGACGGCGCGCCCGCCCCAGGCCGACGGACTGCTCGACCAGTTCGACGCCCGGTTGCCCTTCACCCTGACGCAGGGCCAGCGCGACGTCGGCCTGACCCTCGCGGAGGACCTCGCCCGGACCCACCCCATGAACCGGCTGCTGCAGGGCGAGGTCGGCTCGGGGAAGACCCTCGTGGCGCTGCGCGCCATGCTGCAGGTCATCGACGCCGGGGGACAGGCGGCACTGCTCGCGCCCACCGAGGTCCTGGCCGCCCAGCACCTGCAGTCCATCACCCGGACGCTCGGCCCGCTCGCCGAGGGCGGCATGCTCGGCGGCGCCCTGGACGGCACGCGCGTGGTGCTGCTGACCGGGTCCATGTCCACGGCGCAGCGGAAGAAGTCCCTGCTCGACGCCGCGTCGGGGGAGGCCGGGATCGTCATCGGCACGCACGCGCTGCTCTCCGAGAACGTGCAGTTCTTCGACCTCGGGCTGATCGTCGTCGACGAGCAGCACCGGTTCGGCGTGGAGCAGCGCGACTCCCTGCGGACCAAGGCCCGCACCTCCCCGCACGTGCTGGTCATGACCGCCACGCCGATCCCGCGGACCGTCGCCATGACGGTCTTCGGCGACCTCGAGACCTCCACGCTCTCCGAGCTGCCCGCCGGCCGGTCGCCGATCGCGACGCACGAGGTGGGGCTCACGGAGCACCCGGCGTGGATCGACCGCATCTGGTCGCGTGCGCGCGAGGAGATCGACGCCGGACGGCAGGTGTACGTGGTGTGCCCGAAGATCGGCGACAACGGCAAGGCCGACGACGACGCCCCCGAGGCGCTCTACGGCGAACCGGCTGCGGAGCGGAAGGGCGGGGGAGCGCAGGAGCTCACCAGCGTCGTCGCGCTCTTCGACTCCCTCGCCGGGATCCCGCAGCTGCAGGGCGTCACGAGCGGTATGCTCCACGGGCGCCTGGATCCGCAGGACAAGGCGGACGTCATGGGACGTTTCGCGGACGGCACCGTGCAGCTGCTGATCGCCACCACGGTGATCGAGGTGGGCGTCGACGTCCCCAACGCCACGCTCATGGTCATCATGGACGCCGACCGCTTCGGCATCTCCCAGCTCCACCAGCTGCGCGGGCGCATCGGCCGCGGCGGGCACGCAGGAACCTGCCTGCTCGTCACGAAGCTGGAACCCGAGCACCCGAGCCGGGAGCGGCTCTCCGCCGTCGCGTCCACCACGGACGGCTTCGAGCTCTCGCAGAAGGACCTCGAACTCCGCCGTGAGGGGGACATCCTCGGGGCGTCGCAGTCCGGCGGGCGCTCGGCCTTGCGCTTCCTGAAGATCACGCAGCACGGCAAGGTCATCGAGAAGGCGCGCACCGACGCCCAGGAGATCGTGGCCGAGGATCCTGACCTGCACGATCTCCCCGGCCTCGCGCTGGCGATCGAGCTGTACCTGAACCCCGAGAAGGAAGCGTTCCTCGAGAAGGGCTGA
- a CDS encoding thiamine-phosphate kinase has protein sequence MSQSPSPTSTHRLAVGDLNEAELLARIFPRLPVPDAVLLGPGDDAAILAAPDGRTVISIDTLVEDHDFRLLRPNGHRTTGYDVGWKCAAQNLSDINAMGGRATSLVVSLTLPPATPVEWVEALADGLTAAIRELGAPGCGVVGGDLGAGAQLVVTAAVTGTLDGREPVLRSGAKAGHTVAVTGAPGRAAAGLALLEDGRPIKDFGPAGEKLVAAQLRPRPPLAAGPDAAVAGASAMLDISDGLIRDAGRIATASGVGLDLDLSALRQYAVPLEGTAALLGMDAMEWVLGGGEDHGLLATFPQDVLLPPGFTAVGSVVPGQPLVTLASQPAALRGWDHFAH, from the coding sequence GTGTCGCAGTCGCCTTCCCCCACCTCCACGCACCGGCTCGCGGTCGGAGACCTCAACGAGGCCGAACTCCTCGCGCGGATCTTCCCCCGCCTCCCCGTGCCGGACGCCGTCCTCCTCGGCCCGGGCGACGACGCCGCCATCCTGGCCGCACCCGACGGCCGGACCGTGATCAGCATCGACACGCTCGTCGAGGACCACGATTTCCGGCTCCTGCGCCCCAACGGCCACCGCACCACCGGCTACGACGTCGGCTGGAAGTGCGCCGCCCAGAACCTCAGCGACATCAACGCGATGGGGGGCAGGGCCACCTCGCTCGTCGTCAGCCTCACCCTCCCGCCCGCCACGCCCGTGGAGTGGGTCGAGGCGCTCGCCGACGGCCTGACCGCGGCGATCCGCGAGCTCGGCGCACCCGGGTGCGGCGTCGTCGGCGGTGACCTCGGTGCCGGCGCACAGCTCGTCGTCACTGCCGCGGTCACCGGGACCCTCGACGGGCGGGAGCCCGTGCTGCGCTCCGGCGCGAAGGCCGGGCACACCGTGGCCGTCACCGGGGCGCCGGGGCGGGCCGCCGCGGGCCTCGCCCTGCTCGAGGACGGCCGCCCGATCAAGGACTTCGGGCCGGCGGGGGAGAAGCTCGTCGCTGCGCAGCTGCGGCCGCGACCGCCCCTGGCTGCCGGTCCGGACGCCGCCGTCGCCGGTGCGTCCGCCATGCTGGACATCTCCGACGGCCTCATCCGCGACGCCGGACGCATCGCGACGGCGAGCGGCGTGGGGCTGGACCTCGACCTGTCCGCCCTACGGCAGTACGCGGTCCCGCTGGAGGGAACGGCGGCGCTCCTGGGCATGGATGCGATGGAATGGGTGCTCGGCGGGGGCGAGGACCACGGGCTCCTCGCCACGTTCCCGCAGGACGTCCTGCTGCCGCCCGGGTTCACTGCGGTAGGCTCGGTGGTGCCGGGCCAGCCGCTCGTGACACTGGCGTCACAGCCCGCAGCTCTCAGGGGATGGGATCACTTTGCACACTAG
- a CDS encoding DAK2 domain-containing protein: MKRWLSKAEESLGNHSDRLNAINIFPVADGDTGTNLYMTVRSAARAAHNDDALDLGALLTVAGRAAMEEALGNSGTLFAVFLSALAEPLHGSTRLTSSLFASALHRAEIRSWSALSDPVQGTMLSVLEASSRGAAETASAHAGDDSNHALTVTLRASVQAALRAVVDTESQLGALTEAKVVDAGGVGFLLILDALRAAALGEELQDELLDGLHGYDIQAPHIHRGGDADGVEVMCTINLSPLDAATLRLHLDEIGDSVIMSAVSPVEDGYRWRVHVHVPDPGPALALIHEAGTPVNITVTQLAAPPVGAEAGES; this comes from the coding sequence ATGAAGCGTTGGTTGAGCAAGGCCGAAGAATCCCTCGGCAACCACAGCGACCGCCTGAACGCCATCAACATCTTCCCCGTCGCCGATGGCGATACCGGCACCAACCTCTACATGACCGTCCGGTCCGCCGCGCGCGCCGCGCATAACGACGACGCCTTGGACCTCGGCGCGCTGCTGACCGTCGCGGGCCGCGCCGCCATGGAGGAGGCGCTCGGGAACTCAGGCACCCTCTTCGCCGTCTTCCTCTCCGCGCTCGCCGAACCGCTGCACGGCAGCACGCGGCTCACCAGTTCCCTGTTCGCCTCCGCACTCCACCGCGCGGAGATCCGCAGCTGGTCCGCACTCAGCGACCCCGTGCAGGGCACCATGCTCTCGGTCCTCGAGGCGAGCTCACGCGGCGCGGCCGAGACCGCCTCCGCGCACGCCGGCGATGACAGCAACCACGCCCTCACCGTCACCCTCCGGGCCTCCGTGCAGGCCGCGCTGCGGGCCGTGGTGGACACGGAGAGCCAGCTCGGGGCGCTGACCGAGGCGAAGGTGGTGGACGCCGGGGGCGTGGGGTTCCTCCTGATCCTCGACGCCCTGCGCGCCGCGGCCCTCGGCGAGGAGCTACAGGACGAACTCCTCGACGGGCTGCACGGCTACGACATCCAGGCGCCGCACATCCACCGGGGCGGGGACGCGGACGGCGTGGAGGTCATGTGCACCATCAACCTCAGCCCCCTGGACGCCGCCACCCTCCGCCTCCACCTCGACGAGATCGGCGACTCGGTGATCATGAGCGCCGTCTCCCCGGTCGAGGACGGCTACCGCTGGCGCGTCCACGTGCACGTCCCGGACCCCGGACCCGCGCTGGCCCTCATCCATGAGGCGGGAACGCCGGTCAACATCACGGTGACCCAGCTCGCCGCCCCGCCGGTAGGAGCCGAGGCCGGTGAGTCCTGA
- a CDS encoding TOBE domain-containing protein — protein sequence MTQIRIGDAARFLAVSDDTVRRWIDGGLLGSTKDASGRAVVDALELAGLARRNAVLPGDPSDIGRSARNRFVGIITDIITDTVMAQVELQCGPHRVVSLMSSEAVRDLGLEKGTIAIAVVKATTVIIETPAGKA from the coding sequence ATGACGCAGATACGGATCGGCGACGCCGCACGCTTCCTCGCCGTCAGCGACGACACCGTGCGCCGGTGGATCGACGGCGGACTCCTCGGCAGCACCAAGGACGCCTCGGGGCGGGCCGTGGTGGACGCGCTGGAGCTCGCGGGGCTCGCCCGTCGCAACGCCGTGCTCCCCGGGGACCCCTCGGACATCGGCCGGTCCGCACGCAACCGTTTCGTCGGCATCATCACGGACATCATCACGGACACCGTCATGGCCCAGGTGGAACTGCAGTGCGGTCCGCACCGCGTGGTGTCCCTCATGAGCAGCGAGGCCGTCCGGGACCTCGGCCTGGAGAAGGGGACGATCGCCATCGCCGTCGTCAAGGCCACCACGGTCATCATCGAGACCCCGGCGGGCAAGGCGTGA